Proteins from one Salvelinus sp. IW2-2015 linkage group LG9, ASM291031v2, whole genome shotgun sequence genomic window:
- the gphna gene encoding gephyrin isoform X15 — protein sequence MASEGMILTNHDHQIRVGILTVSDSCFRNLAEDRSGVNLKDLVHDPSLLGGIISSYKIVPDEIDEIKETLVDWCDEKELNLILTTGGTGFAPRDVTPEVHGDPKVCVCVHATREVIEREAPGMALAMLMGSLQVTPLGMLSRPVCGIRGKTLIINLPGSKKGSQECFQFILPALPHAIDLLRDAVVKVKEVHDALEDLPSPPPPLSPPLTLNSVACTQTEEKGVQCEDDEEEKMKDIGAASTEDHHHTHSHHRHSHSHGHNSHITAAAIAAKKGKPQQHHNHAVVMAKGSHYLPGLLSDLPPAPRNFTCFCSGDQPGTIPDSIISRGVQVLPRDTASLSTTPSESPRAQATSRLSTASCPTPKARLPSCSSTYSVSEAARREFRAHLDEVTTLQSRYSTLDQLHSRLEGLNEDHRGHSRTYDSRVQSRCGSKENILRASHSAVDITKVARRHRMSPFPLTSMDKAFITVLEMTPVLGTEIINYRAVPPDPDALHSILSIDGMGRVLAQDVYAKDNLPPFPASVKDGYAVRAADGPGDRFIIGESQAGQQPTHTVMPGQVMRVTTGAPIPCGADAVVQVEDTELLRESEDGTEELEVRILVQARPGQDIRPIGHDIKRGECVLSKGTHMGPSEIGLLATVGVTEVEVQKFPVVAVMSTGNELLNPEDDLHPGKIRDSNRSTLLATIQEHGYPTINLGIVGDNPDDLLNALNEGISRADVIITSGGVSMGEKDYLKQVLDIDLHAQIHFGRVFMKPGLPTTFATVDIDGARKLIFALPAPLSLLVR from the exons TGAGTGACAGCTGCTTCAGGAACCTGGCTGAGGACCGCAGTGGAGTAAACCTTAAAGATCTGGTCCACGACCCGTCact GCTCGGAGGCATCATATCTTCCTACAAAATAGTCCCAGATGAGATCGACGAGATTAAG GAGACATTGGTGGACTGGTGTGATGAGAAGGAGCTGAACCTGATCCTGACCACAGGAGGTACAGGCTTCGCCCCTCGTGATGTCACTCCCGAGGTACATGGGGACCCCaaagtttgtgtttgtgtccat GCCACCAGAGAGGTGATAGAGCGCGAGGCCCCAGGGATGGCGCTGGCTATGCTGATGGGCTCCCTTCAGGTCACACCTCTGGGCATGCTCTCCAGGCCTGTCTGTGGAATCCGAGGGAAAACCCTCATCATCAACCTACCTGGCAGCAAGAAGGGCTCACAG GAGTGTTTCCAGTTCATCCTGCCCGCTCTGCCCCACGCCATTGACCTGCTGCGTGACGCGGTGGTGAAGGTGAAGGAGGTTCACGATGCCCTGGAGGACCTGCCCTCACCCCCGCCGCCCCTCTCCCCGCCCCTCACCCTCAACAGCGTCGCCTGCACCCAGACAGAGGAGAAG GGTGTGCAGTGTGAGGATGACGAAGAGGAGAAGATGAAGGACATCGGGGCGGCGTCCACCGAggaccaccaccacacccactcCCACCACCGCCACTCCCATTCCCACGGACACAACTCGCACATCACCGCCGCCGCCATCGCCGCCAAG AAGGGGAAGCCCCAGCAGCACCAtaaccatgctgttgtcatggcaAAAGGTAGCCACTATCTACCTGGCCTGCTATCTGACCTCCCCCCAGCCCCACGTAATTTCACCTGCTTCTGCTCTGGAGACCAGCCGGGAACG ATCCCAGACAGCATCATCTCCAGGGGTGTACAGGTTCTTCCCAGAGACACAGCCTCTCTGAGCACCACACCCTCTGAGTCGCCACGCGCCCAGGCCACCTCGCGCCTCTCCACCGCCTCCTGCCCCACACCCAAA GCCCGGCTCCCCTCCTGCTCATCCACTTATAGTGTCTCTGAG GCCGCACGGAGAGAGTTCAGGGCTCACCTGGATGAGGTCACCACGCTCCAGTCTAGGTACTCTACCTTGGACCAG CTCCACTCTAGGTTGGAGGGGCTCAACGAGGACCACAGAGGCCATAGCAGGACCTACGACTCGCGA GTTCAGTCGCGGTGTGGCAGCAAAGAGAACATCCTGAGAGCTA gTCACAGTGCAGTGGACATCACCAAGGTGGCCCGCCGGCACCGCATGTCTCCCTTCCCCCTCACCTCCATGGATAAGGCCTTCATCACTGTACTGGAGATGACCCCTGTGCTCGGCACTGAGATCATCAACTACAGAG CTGTTCCACCTGACCCAGATGCTCTCCATTCCATCCTGTCTATCG ATGGGATGGGTCGAGTCTTGGCGCAGGACGTTTACGCCAAAGACAACCTGCCTCCATTCCCTGCGTCAGTCAAAGATGGCTATGCCGTGCGAG cgGCTGATGGTCCTGGGGATCGCTTCATCATTGGAGAGTCACAGGCAGGACAGCAG CCCACCCACACGGTGATGCCGGGTCAGGTGATGAGGGTGACAACGGGGGCTCCTATCCCCTGTGGGGCGGATGCTGTGGTGCAGGTGGAGGACACTGAACTGCTCCGGGAGTCTGAGGAC GGCACAGAAGAGCTGGAGGTGCGGATCTTGGTACAGGCACGCCCTGGACAGGACATCAG GCCTATAGGTCATGATATAAAGCGTGGGGAGTGTGTCCTGTCCAAGGGAACCCACATGGGCCCCTCTGAGATTGGCCTGCTGGCCACCGTAGGAGTCACTGAGGTGGAAGTGCAAAAGTTCCCCGTGGTGGCTGTCATGTCCACTGGCAATGAG ctgttgaACCCAGAGGATGACCTGCACCCAGGGAAAATCCGGGACAGTAACAGATCTACACTGCTGGCCACCATTCAGGAGCACGGATATCCTACCATCAACCTGGGCATCGTCGGAGACAA CCCAGACGACCTCCTCAATGCCCTGAACGAGGGCATTAGCCGTGCTGATGTCATCATCACCTCAGGGGGCGTGTCCATGGGAGAGAAG GACTACTTGAAGCAGGTGTTGGACATTGACCTCCATGCCCAGATCCACTTTGGACGGGTCTTTATGAAGCCAGG